Genomic segment of Deinococcus planocerae:
CCCACCAAGCGCGCGACCGGGGCGAGAAGGGCAAGTTCATCCTCCGCATCGAGGACACCGACCGCAACCGCTACGTGCCCGACTCGGAACGCCGCATCTTCCAGATGATGCAGTGGCTCGGCCTGACCCCCGACGAGAGCCCCCTCCAGGGCGGCCCGAACGGTCCCTACCGCCAGAGCGAGCGCAACGACATCTACGGCGAATATGCGCGGCGGCTGGTCGAGTCCGGCCACGCCTACTACGCCTTCGAGACGCCCGAGGAACTCGCCGCCCTGCGCGAGGAGGCCCAGAAGGAAGGCCGCGTGATCGCCGTCCCCAGCCGCGACCTCGACCCGGTGGAGGCGCAAGGGAGGGTGGACGTGGGCGAGGCTGCCGTCATCCGCCTCAAGGTCCCGCGCGAGGGCGAGACGGTCGTGCACGACGCCCTGCGCCAGCCCATCGTCTTTCAGAACCGCGAGATCGACGACAAGGTGCTCCTCAAGGCCGACGGTTATCCCACCTATCACCTCGCCAACGTAGTGGACGACCGCCTGATGGGTGTCACCCACGTCATCCGCGCCGAGGAGTGGATCACCTCCACCCCCATCCACGTCCTGCTTTACGAGGCATTCGGCTGGCCGCGGCCCGTCTTCGCGCATATGCCCCTGCTGCGCAACGCCGACAAGTCCAAGATCAGCAAACGCAAGAACCCCACCTCCGTCGAGTGGTACATGGATCAGGGCTTCCTCCCCGAGGCCATGCTCAACTTCCTCGCCACGATGGGCTGGACCCACCCGGAGGGCCAGGAAATCTTCGACCTTGCCGAGTTCCAGCGCGTCTTCCGCCTGGAGGACGTGACGCTGGGCGGCCCCGTCTTCAGCCTCGACAAATTGAAGTGGATGAACGGCAAGTACCTGCGGGAAGTGCTGAGCGAGGAGGAGGTGGCGAAGCGGCTGCACGCTTACCTCGCCTCCCAGAAGCACGACCTCCCCGAAGACGATTACTTCCGCGCCGTCGTCCGCATGATGATTCCGCGCATGGACGTATTCTCGGAGTTCCTGGAGAAGACGCCCTACTTCTGGTCCGAGGACTACCCGGTGAACGAGAAGGCGCAGGGGCTCATCGAGGAGGGCCGCCCCTTCCTGAATGACCTCGCCGCCCGCCTGAAAAACCTCCCTACCTTCGACCAGGCCAACACCGAGGCCGGCCTGCGCTCTTTTGCGTCTGAGTTGGGCCTCAAGCCCGGCAAGGTGATGCAGCCCCTGCGCGCCGCCATCGCCG
This window contains:
- the gltX gene encoding glutamate--tRNA ligase translates to MPVVTRIAPSPTGDPHVGTAYIGLFNFALAHQARDRGEKGKFILRIEDTDRNRYVPDSERRIFQMMQWLGLTPDESPLQGGPNGPYRQSERNDIYGEYARRLVESGHAYYAFETPEELAALREEAQKEGRVIAVPSRDLDPVEAQGRVDVGEAAVIRLKVPREGETVVHDALRQPIVFQNREIDDKVLLKADGYPTYHLANVVDDRLMGVTHVIRAEEWITSTPIHVLLYEAFGWPRPVFAHMPLLRNADKSKISKRKNPTSVEWYMDQGFLPEAMLNFLATMGWTHPEGQEIFDLAEFQRVFRLEDVTLGGPVFSLDKLKWMNGKYLREVLSEEEVAKRLHAYLASQKHDLPEDDYFRAVVRMMIPRMDVFSEFLEKTPYFWSEDYPVNEKAQGLIEEGRPFLNDLAARLKNLPTFDQANTEAGLRSFASELGLKPGKVMQPLRAAIAGTSESPGMFEMLEALGRERVVARVERAARG